In the Pleuronectes platessa chromosome 8, fPlePla1.1, whole genome shotgun sequence genome, one interval contains:
- the ccng1 gene encoding cyclin-G1: MIDTVTGPGTPPFAVQLKALTDLEGRYQPKLSGLRFIECAQDNGLRMTARLRELEVKDLLSLTRFFGFSSDSFSLAISILDRFLSVMKIQPKHLSCVGLCCFYIAVKSSEEEKNVPLANELIRISQNRFTVPDMIRMEKIIMEKLYWKVKAPTALRFLRLFHSHIQEQLDAESKQILSLDRLEAQLKACHCSFVFSKIKPSLLAMAVLCYEAQEQHDPEHTDKISEALKSLQQQLKIRDGDLVCVREFVGKCLAEYATTKCSKPNTQRLRWTISGRTARQLKHSYYKIAHLPTIPESAY; the protein is encoded by the exons ATGATTGACACAGTAACAGGACCTGGAACCCCACCCTTTGCCGTTCAGCTGAAGGCTCTAACCGATCTAGAGGGCCGATACCAACCTAAGCTGAGCGGCTTGAGGTTCATTGAATGCGCCCAGGACAACGGCCTCAGGATGACCGCCAGACTCCGGGAGCTGGAGGTGAAGGACCTGCTCTCTCTGACCAGGTTCTTTGGTTTCAGCTCAGACAGCTTTTCACTGGCCATCAGCATACTGGATCGATTCTTATCAGTAATGAAG ATTCAGCCAAAACACCTGTCCTGTGTGGGCCTGTGCTGCTTCTATATTGCTGTGAAGTCctctgaagaggaaaagaaCGTGCCTCTGGCCAATGAACTGATCCGCATCAGTCAGAATCGCTTCACAGTGCCTGACATGATTAGGATGGAGAAGATCATCATGGAGAAGCTCTACTGGAAGGTGAAGGCCCCCACAGCGCTCCGCTTCCTCCGCCTTTTTCACAGCCACATCCAGGAGCAGCTCGACGCTGAGAG caAGCAGATCCTGAGTCTTGACAGACTGGAAGCTCAGCTGAAAGCTTGTCACTGCTCATTCGTCTTCTCTAAAATAAAG CCATCTCTGCTTGCTATGGCTGTGCTGTGTTATGAGGCCCAGGAACAACACGACCCTGAGCACACTGACAAAATATCAGAGGCCCTGAAaagtctgcagcagcagctgaag ATCAGAGATGGGGACCTGGTTTGTGTGCGGGAGTTTGTTGGGAAATGTCTGGCTGAATACGCCACCACCAAGTGCTCCAAACCGAACACCCAGAGACTTCGCTGGACCATCTCGGGTAGAACTGCCCGTCAGCTGAAGCATAGCTACTACAAGATCGCTCATCTTCCCACAATACCCGAATCAGCTTATTAA
- the LOC128445791 gene encoding septin-8-A isoform X2 produces MAASEMDAFVSEGKRNLELRGHVGFDRLPDQLVSKSVAQGFSFNILCVGETGIGKSTLMNTLFNTTFENEEASHYESDVHLRPQTYDLQESNVNLKLTIVHTVGFGDQINKAESHKPILEYIDTQFERYLEEELKIKRSLCNYHDTRIHICLYFIAPNGHSLKSLDLVTMKKLDSKVNIIPVIAKADTVSRSELDKLKIKIMSELVSNGVQIYQFPTEDEAVAEINSSMNTHLPFAMVGSVEDVKVGNKMVKARLYPWGIVQVENENHCDFVKLREMLLRVNMEDLRDQTHARHYELYRRCKLEEMGFKDTGPDSQSFSLHDTYEAKRKEFIVELQRKEEEMRQMFVSKVKETEAELKEKEKELHERFEQLKRMHQDEKKNLEEKRRELEEEMNAFNRRKVAAETLMGQALQGCSQQPFKKDKDKKN; encoded by the exons ATGGCGGCCAGTGAGATGGATGCTTTCGTG AGTGAAGGAAAGCGAAATCTGGAGCTCAGAGGCCATGTGGGATTCGACCGTCTTCCAGATCAGCTGGTCAGCAAATCAGTTGCTCAGGGGTTTAGCTTCAACATCCTCTGTGTAG GCGAGACAGGGATCGGCAAGTCAACGCTGATGAACACTCTTTTCAATACGACATTCGAAAACGAGGAAGCCAGCCACTATGAGAGCGATGTGCATCTACGCCCACAGACCTACGATCTGCAGGAGAGCAATGTCAACCTCAAGCTGACCATCGTGCACACTGTCGGGTTTGGAGACCAGATCAACAAAGCGGAAAG CCACAAACCGATTCTTGAGTACATTGACACCCAGTTTGAAAGGTATCTTGAGGAAGAGCTGAAAATAAAGCGTTCCCTCTGCAACTACCACGACACAAGAATCCACATCTGCCTGTACTTCATCGCTCCCAACGGCCACTCCCTGAAGTCTCTGGATCTCGTCACAATGAAGAAACTGGACAGCAAG GTCAACATCATCCCTGTCATTGCAAAGGCAGACACAGTTTCCAGGAGTGAACTGGATaaattaaagataaagataatgaGCGAGCTGGTCAGCAACGGAGTTCAGATTTATCAGTTCCCCACAGAGGATGAGGCCGTCGCAGAGATCAACTCCTCCATGAAT ACACATCTTCCCTTTGCTATGGTTGGAAGTGTAGAAGACGTTAAAGTAGGAAATAAGATGGTGAAAGCGAGACTGTACCCCTGGGGAATAGTACAGG tgGAGAATGAGAACCACTGTGACTTTGTGAAGCTGAGGGAGATGCTGCTGCGTGTGAACATGGAGGATCTCCGTGATCAAACGCACGCTCGGCACTATGAACTCTACCGTCGCTGCAAGCTGGAAGAGATGGGCTTCAAGGACACCGGCCCTGACAGCCAGTCCTTCAG CCTTCATGATACATACGAAGCCAAGCGGAAGGAGTTCATTGTGGAGCTGCAGCGCAAAGAGGAAGAAATGAGGCAGATGTTTGTCAGCAAAGTGAAGGAGACAGAAgcagagctgaaagaaaaggaaaaagag CTTCATGAGAGGTTCGAGCAGCTCAAGCGGATGCACCAGGATGAAAAGAAGAATCTGGAAGAGAAAAGACGGGAactggaggaagagatgaacGCCTTCAACAGAAGAAAGGTTGCAGCTGAGACGCTGATGGGACAGGCCCTGCAGGGCTGCTCACAACAGCCGTTcaagaaggacaaggacaagaagAA TTGA
- the nudcd2 gene encoding nudC domain-containing protein 2, which produces MSVNFDEKSGVVPCKTDWGSWYQTMEEVFIEVHVPQGTTAKEVKCRLGSRDIELQVKGQEIFKGKLFDITVSDEATWTLEDRCLIRIILMKTNREAGNCWSSLLEGEYCANAWVQDQMQRKLTLERFQRENPGFDFSGAEISGNFAGGGPDFSSLQK; this is translated from the exons ATGTCGGTGAACTTCGACGAGAAGAGCGGAGTCGTCCCCTGCAAGACCGACTGGGGCTCCTGGTACCAGACCATGGAGGAGGTGTTCATCGAGGTCCATGTGCCGCAGGGGACCACGGCCAAAGAGGTCAAGTGCCGCCTGGGGTCCAGAGACATCGAGCTGCAAGTGAAGGGACAGGAAATATTCAAG GGAAAGTTGTTTGACATAACCGTGTCTGATGAGGCAACATGGACACTCG aggACAGGTGTCTCATCCGCATCATTCTGATGAAGACCAACAGAGAGGCGGGGAACTGCTGGTCCTCTCTGCTGGAGGGGGAGTACTGTGCAAACGCCTGGGTCCAGGACCAGATGCAGAGGAAGCTCACACTGGAGAGGTTCCAACGGGAG AACCCCGGATTCGACTTCAGCGGTGCAGAGATCTCTGGGAATTTTGCTGGCGGTGGTCCTGACTTTTCCAGTTTACAGAAGTGA
- the LOC128445791 gene encoding septin-8-A isoform X1 has protein sequence MAASEMDAFVSEGKRNLELRGHVGFDRLPDQLVSKSVAQGFSFNILCVGETGIGKSTLMNTLFNTTFENEEASHYESDVHLRPQTYDLQESNVNLKLTIVHTVGFGDQINKAESHKPILEYIDTQFERYLEEELKIKRSLCNYHDTRIHICLYFIAPNGHSLKSLDLVTMKKLDSKVNIIPVIAKADTVSRSELDKLKIKIMSELVSNGVQIYQFPTEDEAVAEINSSMNTHLPFAMVGSVEDVKVGNKMVKARLYPWGIVQVENENHCDFVKLREMLLRVNMEDLRDQTHARHYELYRRCKLEEMGFKDTGPDSQSFSLHDTYEAKRKEFIVELQRKEEEMRQMFVSKVKETEAELKEKEKELHERFEQLKRMHQDEKKNLEEKRRELEEEMNAFNRRKVAAETLMGQALQGCSQQPFKKDKDKKNFFSLPSACSLTSGRNLN, from the exons ATGGCGGCCAGTGAGATGGATGCTTTCGTG AGTGAAGGAAAGCGAAATCTGGAGCTCAGAGGCCATGTGGGATTCGACCGTCTTCCAGATCAGCTGGTCAGCAAATCAGTTGCTCAGGGGTTTAGCTTCAACATCCTCTGTGTAG GCGAGACAGGGATCGGCAAGTCAACGCTGATGAACACTCTTTTCAATACGACATTCGAAAACGAGGAAGCCAGCCACTATGAGAGCGATGTGCATCTACGCCCACAGACCTACGATCTGCAGGAGAGCAATGTCAACCTCAAGCTGACCATCGTGCACACTGTCGGGTTTGGAGACCAGATCAACAAAGCGGAAAG CCACAAACCGATTCTTGAGTACATTGACACCCAGTTTGAAAGGTATCTTGAGGAAGAGCTGAAAATAAAGCGTTCCCTCTGCAACTACCACGACACAAGAATCCACATCTGCCTGTACTTCATCGCTCCCAACGGCCACTCCCTGAAGTCTCTGGATCTCGTCACAATGAAGAAACTGGACAGCAAG GTCAACATCATCCCTGTCATTGCAAAGGCAGACACAGTTTCCAGGAGTGAACTGGATaaattaaagataaagataatgaGCGAGCTGGTCAGCAACGGAGTTCAGATTTATCAGTTCCCCACAGAGGATGAGGCCGTCGCAGAGATCAACTCCTCCATGAAT ACACATCTTCCCTTTGCTATGGTTGGAAGTGTAGAAGACGTTAAAGTAGGAAATAAGATGGTGAAAGCGAGACTGTACCCCTGGGGAATAGTACAGG tgGAGAATGAGAACCACTGTGACTTTGTGAAGCTGAGGGAGATGCTGCTGCGTGTGAACATGGAGGATCTCCGTGATCAAACGCACGCTCGGCACTATGAACTCTACCGTCGCTGCAAGCTGGAAGAGATGGGCTTCAAGGACACCGGCCCTGACAGCCAGTCCTTCAG CCTTCATGATACATACGAAGCCAAGCGGAAGGAGTTCATTGTGGAGCTGCAGCGCAAAGAGGAAGAAATGAGGCAGATGTTTGTCAGCAAAGTGAAGGAGACAGAAgcagagctgaaagaaaaggaaaaagag CTTCATGAGAGGTTCGAGCAGCTCAAGCGGATGCACCAGGATGAAAAGAAGAATCTGGAAGAGAAAAGACGGGAactggaggaagagatgaacGCCTTCAACAGAAGAAAGGTTGCAGCTGAGACGCTGATGGGACAGGCCCTGCAGGGCTGCTCACAACAGCCGTTcaagaaggacaaggacaagaagAA CTTCTTTAGTCTTCCATCTGCCTGCTCCTTAACCTCAGGAAGGAATTTGAATTAG